The Cloeon dipterum chromosome X, ieCloDipt1.1, whole genome shotgun sequence genome includes a window with the following:
- the CtBP gene encoding C-terminal-binding protein isoform X4 translates to MDKRKMLPKRPRMDASRMGPIANGPMQTRPLVALLDGRDCSIEMPILKDVATVAFCDAQSTSEIHEKVLNEAVGALMWHTIILTKEDLEKFKTLRIIVRIGSGVDNIDVKAAGELGIAVCNVPGYGVEEVADTTLCLILNLYRRTYWLANMVREGKKFTGPEQVREAAQGCARIRGDTLGIVGLGRIGSAVALRAKAFGFNVIFYDPYLPDGIEKSLGLTRVYTLQDLLFQSDCVSLHCTLNEHNHHLINEYTIKQMRPGAFLVNTARGGLVDDEALSAALKQGRIRAAALDVHENEPFNVFTGPLKEAPNLLCTPHAAFYSDASCTELREMAASEIRRAIVGRIPDSLRNCVNKEYFLNTGYPEGVNGGFYSSGALPVQQAHSTTTHEVPHSVAAAAAAASAAAVVPGIPQHLVSTPPISTPDPSNHHSTKAESSEAVH, encoded by the exons ATGGACAAACGAAAGATGCTTCCGAAAAGACCACGAATGGACGCCTCGCGTATGGGACCCATCGCCAACGGCCCGATGCAGACCCGGCCTCTAGTCGCGCTGCTCGACGGCCGAGACTGCTCCATAGAGATGCCTATCCTTAAAGACGTCGCCACCGTGGCCTTTTGTGATGCCCAGTCAACGTCTGAAATCCACGAAAAG GTGCTGAACGAGGCTGTGGGAGCTTTGATGTGGCACACGATCATATTAACAAAAGAAGATTTAGAAAAGTTCAAGACGCTGCGCATCATCGTCCGAATTGGTAGTGGCGTTGACAACATTGACGTTAAG GCTGCTGGCGAGCTGGGCATCGCAGTGTGCAATGTGCCGGGATACGGCGTGGAGGAGGTGGCTGACACGACTCTTTGCCTGATACTCAACCTCTACCGACGCACTTACTGGCTGGCTAACATGGTGCGTGAGGGCAAGAAGTTCACTGGGCCTGAGCAGGTGCGCGAGGCCGCACAGGGCTGCGCTAGAATACGAGGTGACACCCTCGGCATTGTGGGACTGGGCCGTATCGGCTCTGCTGTCGCCCTCAGAGCAAAGGCTTTTGGATTCAACGTTATTTTCTACGATCCTTACCTCCCCGACGGCATTGAAAAGTCGCTTGGACTCACCAGGGTCTACACGCTCCAG GATCTTCTGTTCCAATCTGACTGCGTGTCCTTGCACTGCACCCTGAACGAGCATAACCACCACCTCATCAATGAATACACCATCAAGCAAATGCGTCCGGGAGCTTTCCTCGTCAACACTGCCAGAGGCGGGCTTGTCGATGACGAGGCTCTTAGTGCCGCTCTCAAGCAGGGCCGCATCAGAGCAGCTGCCCTGGACGTGCACGAGAACGAGCCGTTCAATGTGTTCACTG GCCCTCTAAAGGAAGCTCCGAACCTGTTGTGCACGCCGCACGCGGCGTTCTACTCTGATGCGTCGTGCACGGAGCTGCGCGAGATGGCCGCCAGCGAGATCCGGCGGGCCATCGTTGGCCGCATCCCTGACAGCCTTCGAAACTGTGTCAACAAAGAGTACTTCCTGAACACAGGCTACCCCGAGGGCGTGAACGGTGGCTTCTACAGCAGCGGCGCGCTGCCTGTGCAGCAGGCCCACTCGACCACCACTCATGAAGTGCCCCACTCCGtggccgcagccgccgctgctgcctcGGCCGCTGCCGTCGTCCCCGGAATTCCACAGCACCTTGTTAGTACTCCT CCTATCAGCACACCGGACCCGTCGAACCACCACTCAACCAAGGCCGAGTCGTCCGAGGCCGTGCACTAA
- the Kaz gene encoding E3 ubiquitin-protein transferase MAEA translates to MADIKSLEHPTLKVPYELLNKKFRAAQKQLDREVSHVQVATSELEKGLKSETVDAQEISRILGGMVERLQVLKRKAKESITEELDAAHVCKKRLEHLKEYASPQSTTMNLWRRHRLDRMLVEYFLRRGYYGAALKLASASELDKLTNLEVFLVSREVEQSLAEHQTAKCLAWCHDNKSKLRKLKSSMEFNIRIQEFVELIKSDNRMEAVKHARKYFSAYEDDQLTNFKHCMALLALPITTNLSPYKELLDSNRWNTLIEQFRHENYRLYQLSTHSVFTVALQAGLSALKTPHCYASIEDKNPSCPVCNEWLNELALTLPYAHCSQSRLVCFISGLPLNEHNQPMMLPNGFIYGEVALRQLAQENNGQIVCPRTKEIFSMKQAEKVFVM, encoded by the exons ATGGCAGACATTAAGTCACTGGAGCATCCTACTCTTAAG GTTCCGTACGAGTTACTGAACAAGAAGTTCAGGGCCGCACAGAAGCAGTTGGATAGAGAAGTGTCGCACGTCCAAGTTGCAACCAGCGAGCTTGAAAAGGGACTCAAATCGGAAACGGTTGATGCCCAGGAAATCAGTCGAATCTTAGGCGGAATGGTGGAAAGACTGCAGGTTTTGAAGCGAAAG GCAAAAGAGAGCATCACGGAGGAATTGGATGCAGCTCACGTGTGCAAGAAAAGATTGGAGCACTTGAAAGAGTATGCTTCCCCTCAGTCGACAACCATGAATCTGTGGCGTCGACACCGGCTTGACAGAATGCTAGTCGAGTACTTCCTCCGGCGAGGTTACTATGGAGCTGCTCTCAAGCTTGCCAGCGCATCGGAGCTGGACAAGCTGACCAACCTGGAGGTATTCCTCGTCTCCAGAGAAGTGGAGCAGAGTCTCGCGGAACATCAGACCGCCAAATGCCTTGCTTGGTGCCATGACAACAAGAGCAAACTGAGGAAGCTCAAAAGCTCCATGGAGTTCAACATTCGCATCCAGGAGTTTGTGGAGCTGATCAAGTCTGACAACAGGATGGAGGCTGTCAA GCACGCGAGGAAATATTTCTCAGCCTACGAGGACGACCAGCTGACCAACTTCAAACACTGCATGGCTCTTCTGGCTCTTCCAATAACAACAAATCTCAGTCCTTACAAGGAGCTGCTTGACTCCAACCGCTGGAACACTTTGATTGAGCAGTTCCGGCATGAAAACTACCGCCTCTATCAGCTCTCCACGCACTCTGTCTTCACAGTAGCTCTGCAGGCTGGCCTTTCAGCTCTGAAAACACC TCATTGCTACGCCTCAATCGAAGACAAGAACCCTAGCTGCCCAGTCTGCAACGAGTGGCTGAACGAGTTGGCTTTGACTCTACCCTATGCTCACTGCTCTCAATCTCGTCTTGTGTGCTTCATCTCAGGCCTTCCACTGAACGAGCACAACCAGCCTATGATGCTGCCAAATGGCTTCATTTATGGTGAAGTG gctCTTCGGCAGCTGGCGCAAGAGAACAATGGACAGATTGTGTGTCCACGAACCAAGGAAATTTTCTCCATGAAGCAAGCAGAGAAAGTTTTTGTCATGTAA
- the CtBP gene encoding C-terminal-binding protein isoform X1 has protein sequence MDKRKMLPKRPRMDASRMGPIANGPMQTRPLVALLDGRDCSIEMPILKDVATVAFCDAQSTSEIHEKVLNEAVGALMWHTIILTKEDLEKFKTLRIIVRIGSGVDNIDVKAAGELGIAVCNVPGYGVEEVADTTLCLILNLYRRTYWLANMVREGKKFTGPEQVREAAQGCARIRGDTLGIVGLGRIGSAVALRAKAFGFNVIFYDPYLPDGIEKSLGLTRVYTLQDLLFQSDCVSLHCTLNEHNHHLINEYTIKQMRPGAFLVNTARGGLVDDEALSAALKQGRIRAAALDVHENEPFNVFTGPLKEAPNLLCTPHAAFYSDASCTELREMAASEIRRAIVGRIPDSLRNCVNKEYFLNTGYPEGVNGGFYSSGALPVQQAHSTTTHEVPHSVAAAAAAASAAAVVPGIPQHLVSTPVDDRHRRRSQSPTIKRSPHSPMAVKHDDDDDNDVKFPI, from the exons ATGGACAAACGAAAGATGCTTCCGAAAAGACCACGAATGGACGCCTCGCGTATGGGACCCATCGCCAACGGCCCGATGCAGACCCGGCCTCTAGTCGCGCTGCTCGACGGCCGAGACTGCTCCATAGAGATGCCTATCCTTAAAGACGTCGCCACCGTGGCCTTTTGTGATGCCCAGTCAACGTCTGAAATCCACGAAAAG GTGCTGAACGAGGCTGTGGGAGCTTTGATGTGGCACACGATCATATTAACAAAAGAAGATTTAGAAAAGTTCAAGACGCTGCGCATCATCGTCCGAATTGGTAGTGGCGTTGACAACATTGACGTTAAG GCTGCTGGCGAGCTGGGCATCGCAGTGTGCAATGTGCCGGGATACGGCGTGGAGGAGGTGGCTGACACGACTCTTTGCCTGATACTCAACCTCTACCGACGCACTTACTGGCTGGCTAACATGGTGCGTGAGGGCAAGAAGTTCACTGGGCCTGAGCAGGTGCGCGAGGCCGCACAGGGCTGCGCTAGAATACGAGGTGACACCCTCGGCATTGTGGGACTGGGCCGTATCGGCTCTGCTGTCGCCCTCAGAGCAAAGGCTTTTGGATTCAACGTTATTTTCTACGATCCTTACCTCCCCGACGGCATTGAAAAGTCGCTTGGACTCACCAGGGTCTACACGCTCCAG GATCTTCTGTTCCAATCTGACTGCGTGTCCTTGCACTGCACCCTGAACGAGCATAACCACCACCTCATCAATGAATACACCATCAAGCAAATGCGTCCGGGAGCTTTCCTCGTCAACACTGCCAGAGGCGGGCTTGTCGATGACGAGGCTCTTAGTGCCGCTCTCAAGCAGGGCCGCATCAGAGCAGCTGCCCTGGACGTGCACGAGAACGAGCCGTTCAATGTGTTCACTG GCCCTCTAAAGGAAGCTCCGAACCTGTTGTGCACGCCGCACGCGGCGTTCTACTCTGATGCGTCGTGCACGGAGCTGCGCGAGATGGCCGCCAGCGAGATCCGGCGGGCCATCGTTGGCCGCATCCCTGACAGCCTTCGAAACTGTGTCAACAAAGAGTACTTCCTGAACACAGGCTACCCCGAGGGCGTGAACGGTGGCTTCTACAGCAGCGGCGCGCTGCCTGTGCAGCAGGCCCACTCGACCACCACTCATGAAGTGCCCCACTCCGtggccgcagccgccgctgctgcctcGGCCGCTGCCGTCGTCCCCGGAATTCCACAGCACCTTGTTAGTACTCCT
- the CtBP gene encoding C-terminal-binding protein isoform X5 codes for MDKRKMLPKRPRMDASRMGPIANGPMQTRPLVALLDGRDCSIEMPILKDVATVAFCDAQSTSEIHEKVLNEAVGALMWHTIILTKEDLEKFKTLRIIVRIGSGVDNIDVKAAGELGIAVCNVPGYGVEEVADTTLCLILNLYRRTYWLANMVREGKKFTGPEQVREAAQGCARIRGDTLGIVGLGRIGSAVALRAKAFGFNVIFYDPYLPDGIEKSLGLTRVYTLQDLLFQSDCVSLHCTLNEHNHHLINEYTIKQMRPGAFLVNTARGGLVDDEALSAALKQGRIRAAALDVHENEPFNVFTGPLKEAPNLLCTPHAAFYSDASCTELREMAASEIRRAIVGRIPDSLRNCVNKEYFLNTGYPEGVNGGFYSSGALPVQQAHSTTTHEVPHSVAAAAAAASAAAVVPGIPQHLPISTPDPSNHHSTKAESSEAVH; via the exons ATGGACAAACGAAAGATGCTTCCGAAAAGACCACGAATGGACGCCTCGCGTATGGGACCCATCGCCAACGGCCCGATGCAGACCCGGCCTCTAGTCGCGCTGCTCGACGGCCGAGACTGCTCCATAGAGATGCCTATCCTTAAAGACGTCGCCACCGTGGCCTTTTGTGATGCCCAGTCAACGTCTGAAATCCACGAAAAG GTGCTGAACGAGGCTGTGGGAGCTTTGATGTGGCACACGATCATATTAACAAAAGAAGATTTAGAAAAGTTCAAGACGCTGCGCATCATCGTCCGAATTGGTAGTGGCGTTGACAACATTGACGTTAAG GCTGCTGGCGAGCTGGGCATCGCAGTGTGCAATGTGCCGGGATACGGCGTGGAGGAGGTGGCTGACACGACTCTTTGCCTGATACTCAACCTCTACCGACGCACTTACTGGCTGGCTAACATGGTGCGTGAGGGCAAGAAGTTCACTGGGCCTGAGCAGGTGCGCGAGGCCGCACAGGGCTGCGCTAGAATACGAGGTGACACCCTCGGCATTGTGGGACTGGGCCGTATCGGCTCTGCTGTCGCCCTCAGAGCAAAGGCTTTTGGATTCAACGTTATTTTCTACGATCCTTACCTCCCCGACGGCATTGAAAAGTCGCTTGGACTCACCAGGGTCTACACGCTCCAG GATCTTCTGTTCCAATCTGACTGCGTGTCCTTGCACTGCACCCTGAACGAGCATAACCACCACCTCATCAATGAATACACCATCAAGCAAATGCGTCCGGGAGCTTTCCTCGTCAACACTGCCAGAGGCGGGCTTGTCGATGACGAGGCTCTTAGTGCCGCTCTCAAGCAGGGCCGCATCAGAGCAGCTGCCCTGGACGTGCACGAGAACGAGCCGTTCAATGTGTTCACTG GCCCTCTAAAGGAAGCTCCGAACCTGTTGTGCACGCCGCACGCGGCGTTCTACTCTGATGCGTCGTGCACGGAGCTGCGCGAGATGGCCGCCAGCGAGATCCGGCGGGCCATCGTTGGCCGCATCCCTGACAGCCTTCGAAACTGTGTCAACAAAGAGTACTTCCTGAACACAGGCTACCCCGAGGGCGTGAACGGTGGCTTCTACAGCAGCGGCGCGCTGCCTGTGCAGCAGGCCCACTCGACCACCACTCATGAAGTGCCCCACTCCGtggccgcagccgccgctgctgcctcGGCCGCTGCCGTCGTCCCCGGAATTCCACAGCACCTT CCTATCAGCACACCGGACCCGTCGAACCACCACTCAACCAAGGCCGAGTCGTCCGAGGCCGTGCACTAA
- the CtBP gene encoding C-terminal-binding protein isoform X2, translating to MDKRKMLPKRPRMDASRMGPIANGPMQTRPLVALLDGRDCSIEMPILKDVATVAFCDAQSTSEIHEKVLNEAVGALMWHTIILTKEDLEKFKTLRIIVRIGSGVDNIDVKAAGELGIAVCNVPGYGVEEVADTTLCLILNLYRRTYWLANMVREGKKFTGPEQVREAAQGCARIRGDTLGIVGLGRIGSAVALRAKAFGFNVIFYDPYLPDGIEKSLGLTRVYTLQDLLFQSDCVSLHCTLNEHNHHLINEYTIKQMRPGAFLVNTARGGLVDDEALSAALKQGRIRAAALDVHENEPFNVFTGPLKEAPNLLCTPHAAFYSDASCTELREMAASEIRRAIVGRIPDSLRNCVNKEYFLNTGYPEGVNGGFYSSGALPVQQAHSTTTHEVPHSVAAAAAAASAAAVVPGIPQHLVDDRHRRRSQSPTIKRSPHSPMAVKHDDDDDNDVKFPI from the exons ATGGACAAACGAAAGATGCTTCCGAAAAGACCACGAATGGACGCCTCGCGTATGGGACCCATCGCCAACGGCCCGATGCAGACCCGGCCTCTAGTCGCGCTGCTCGACGGCCGAGACTGCTCCATAGAGATGCCTATCCTTAAAGACGTCGCCACCGTGGCCTTTTGTGATGCCCAGTCAACGTCTGAAATCCACGAAAAG GTGCTGAACGAGGCTGTGGGAGCTTTGATGTGGCACACGATCATATTAACAAAAGAAGATTTAGAAAAGTTCAAGACGCTGCGCATCATCGTCCGAATTGGTAGTGGCGTTGACAACATTGACGTTAAG GCTGCTGGCGAGCTGGGCATCGCAGTGTGCAATGTGCCGGGATACGGCGTGGAGGAGGTGGCTGACACGACTCTTTGCCTGATACTCAACCTCTACCGACGCACTTACTGGCTGGCTAACATGGTGCGTGAGGGCAAGAAGTTCACTGGGCCTGAGCAGGTGCGCGAGGCCGCACAGGGCTGCGCTAGAATACGAGGTGACACCCTCGGCATTGTGGGACTGGGCCGTATCGGCTCTGCTGTCGCCCTCAGAGCAAAGGCTTTTGGATTCAACGTTATTTTCTACGATCCTTACCTCCCCGACGGCATTGAAAAGTCGCTTGGACTCACCAGGGTCTACACGCTCCAG GATCTTCTGTTCCAATCTGACTGCGTGTCCTTGCACTGCACCCTGAACGAGCATAACCACCACCTCATCAATGAATACACCATCAAGCAAATGCGTCCGGGAGCTTTCCTCGTCAACACTGCCAGAGGCGGGCTTGTCGATGACGAGGCTCTTAGTGCCGCTCTCAAGCAGGGCCGCATCAGAGCAGCTGCCCTGGACGTGCACGAGAACGAGCCGTTCAATGTGTTCACTG GCCCTCTAAAGGAAGCTCCGAACCTGTTGTGCACGCCGCACGCGGCGTTCTACTCTGATGCGTCGTGCACGGAGCTGCGCGAGATGGCCGCCAGCGAGATCCGGCGGGCCATCGTTGGCCGCATCCCTGACAGCCTTCGAAACTGTGTCAACAAAGAGTACTTCCTGAACACAGGCTACCCCGAGGGCGTGAACGGTGGCTTCTACAGCAGCGGCGCGCTGCCTGTGCAGCAGGCCCACTCGACCACCACTCATGAAGTGCCCCACTCCGtggccgcagccgccgctgctgcctcGGCCGCTGCCGTCGTCCCCGGAATTCCACAGCACCTT
- the LOC135946692 gene encoding transmembrane emp24 domain-containing protein 5-like — protein MLSKFNLLFAFLVFWTKMHVAHSKSPEMTVSIDPGVEECFFHNLKFGSSVDIEYQVIDGGQGELDINFNLWSPSSRLIVADFKKSENTHRHTVQEDGDYKFCWDNSFSSYNSKTVFFEILVDTDGELDDWNWDEEVGLTAEDVYEIKVQDIQEAINRVHSHLTKVRHTQDQIRAHEARDRNVAESIFSMVNNWSMIQIIVMLAVGAVQVIMVRSLFDDSSRVHKLWKKAEMQASSYMHFN, from the exons ATGCTCTCTAAATTCAATCTTCTCTTTGCTTTCCTTGTCTTTTGGACAAAAATGCATGTGGCACATTCAAAATCCCCGGAAATGACTGTTAGTATCGATCCTGGAGTAGAAGAGTGCTTCTTTCACAACCTCAAATTTGGATCGTCCGTCGATATCGAGTACCAG GTCATCGATGGTGGTCAGGGAGAACTCgacatcaattttaatttgtggtcGCCTTCTAGCCGTTTAATTGTTGCAGATTTCAAGAAATCAGAAAACACTCACAG ACACACTGTCCAAGAAGATGGTGACTACAAGTTCTGCTGGGACAACTCATTTAGTAGCTACAACAGTAAAACCgtgttttttgaaattctggttGATACTGATGGCGAATTGGATGACTGGAACTGGGACGAAGAAGTCGGACTAACGGCTGAAGATGTTTATGAGATCAAAGTTCAAGACATTCAA GAAGCGATAAATCGAGTTCACTCGCACCTGACAAAGGTGCGTCACACTCAGGACCAGATCAGGGCTCATGAAGCCAGGGACCGGAATGTTGCTGAGAGCATATTCTCAATGGTTAACAATTGGTCTATGATCCAGATTATCGTCATGCTTGCTGTTGGCGCCGTGCAG GTTATCATGGTTAGGAGCCTCTTTGATGATTCTTCCCGTGTGCACAAGCTGTGGAAAAAGGCTGAGATGCAAGCCTCCTCCTacatgcattttaattga
- the CtBP gene encoding C-terminal-binding protein isoform X3, giving the protein MLPKRPRMDASRMGPIANGPMQTRPLVALLDGRDCSIEMPILKDVATVAFCDAQSTSEIHEKVLNEAVGALMWHTIILTKEDLEKFKTLRIIVRIGSGVDNIDVKAAGELGIAVCNVPGYGVEEVADTTLCLILNLYRRTYWLANMVREGKKFTGPEQVREAAQGCARIRGDTLGIVGLGRIGSAVALRAKAFGFNVIFYDPYLPDGIEKSLGLTRVYTLQDLLFQSDCVSLHCTLNEHNHHLINEYTIKQMRPGAFLVNTARGGLVDDEALSAALKQGRIRAAALDVHENEPFNVFTGPLKEAPNLLCTPHAAFYSDASCTELREMAASEIRRAIVGRIPDSLRNCVNKEYFLNTGYPEGVNGGFYSSGALPVQQAHSTTTHEVPHSVAAAAAAASAAAVVPGIPQHLVSTPVDDRHRRRSQSPTIKRSPHSPMAVKHDDDDDNDVKFPI; this is encoded by the exons ATGCTTCCGAAAAGACCACGAATGGACGCCTCGCGTATGGGACCCATCGCCAACGGCCCGATGCAGACCCGGCCTCTAGTCGCGCTGCTCGACGGCCGAGACTGCTCCATAGAGATGCCTATCCTTAAAGACGTCGCCACCGTGGCCTTTTGTGATGCCCAGTCAACGTCTGAAATCCACGAAAAG GTGCTGAACGAGGCTGTGGGAGCTTTGATGTGGCACACGATCATATTAACAAAAGAAGATTTAGAAAAGTTCAAGACGCTGCGCATCATCGTCCGAATTGGTAGTGGCGTTGACAACATTGACGTTAAG GCTGCTGGCGAGCTGGGCATCGCAGTGTGCAATGTGCCGGGATACGGCGTGGAGGAGGTGGCTGACACGACTCTTTGCCTGATACTCAACCTCTACCGACGCACTTACTGGCTGGCTAACATGGTGCGTGAGGGCAAGAAGTTCACTGGGCCTGAGCAGGTGCGCGAGGCCGCACAGGGCTGCGCTAGAATACGAGGTGACACCCTCGGCATTGTGGGACTGGGCCGTATCGGCTCTGCTGTCGCCCTCAGAGCAAAGGCTTTTGGATTCAACGTTATTTTCTACGATCCTTACCTCCCCGACGGCATTGAAAAGTCGCTTGGACTCACCAGGGTCTACACGCTCCAG GATCTTCTGTTCCAATCTGACTGCGTGTCCTTGCACTGCACCCTGAACGAGCATAACCACCACCTCATCAATGAATACACCATCAAGCAAATGCGTCCGGGAGCTTTCCTCGTCAACACTGCCAGAGGCGGGCTTGTCGATGACGAGGCTCTTAGTGCCGCTCTCAAGCAGGGCCGCATCAGAGCAGCTGCCCTGGACGTGCACGAGAACGAGCCGTTCAATGTGTTCACTG GCCCTCTAAAGGAAGCTCCGAACCTGTTGTGCACGCCGCACGCGGCGTTCTACTCTGATGCGTCGTGCACGGAGCTGCGCGAGATGGCCGCCAGCGAGATCCGGCGGGCCATCGTTGGCCGCATCCCTGACAGCCTTCGAAACTGTGTCAACAAAGAGTACTTCCTGAACACAGGCTACCCCGAGGGCGTGAACGGTGGCTTCTACAGCAGCGGCGCGCTGCCTGTGCAGCAGGCCCACTCGACCACCACTCATGAAGTGCCCCACTCCGtggccgcagccgccgctgctgcctcGGCCGCTGCCGTCGTCCCCGGAATTCCACAGCACCTTGTTAGTACTCCT